In Brevibacterium zhoupengii, the following are encoded in one genomic region:
- a CDS encoding HU family DNA-binding protein — protein sequence MAKNRSELVAEVAENSGLTQKQVSDVLDGVFDVFSDVVGKGEKLTIPGWLSVERTERAARKGRNPQTGEEIQIKAGYSVKLSAGSKLKAAAGSPN from the coding sequence ATGGCTAAGAACCGCAGTGAGCTCGTAGCAGAAGTTGCAGAGAATTCCGGACTGACTCAGAAGCAGGTCTCGGACGTTCTTGATGGTGTCTTCGATGTCTTCTCCGACGTCGTCGGCAAGGGCGAAAAGCTCACCATCCCGGGATGGCTGTCCGTCGAGCGCACCGAACGTGCCGCTCGCAAGGGCCGCAACCCGCAGACCGGTGAAGAGATCCAGATCAAGGCCGGCTACTCCGTGAAGCTGTCCGCTGGTTCGAAGCTGAAAGCTGCCGCTGGCAGCCCTAACTGA
- the rpsN gene encoding 30S ribosomal protein S14, giving the protein MAKKSKIARDKQRRVIVERYAERRATLKRQLTHPDSTDEQREEARLGLQKLPRDASPVRVRNRDQVDGRPRGYLRKFGLSRVRFREMAHNGELPGITKSSW; this is encoded by the coding sequence ATGGCTAAGAAGTCAAAGATCGCACGCGACAAGCAGCGTCGCGTCATTGTCGAGCGCTACGCGGAGCGTCGTGCGACGCTCAAGCGTCAGCTGACACACCCAGACAGCACCGACGAGCAGCGTGAAGAAGCACGCCTCGGACTGCAGAAGCTTCCTCGCGATGCCTCACCAGTGCGTGTGCGCAACCGCGACCAGGTTGATGGCCGTCCGCGGGGCTACCTCCGCAAGTTCGGTCTCTCCCGTGTTCGTTTCCGCGAAATGGCACACAACGGCGAGTTGCCCGGCATCACGAAGTCAAGCTGGTAA
- the rpmG gene encoding 50S ribosomal protein L33, which translates to MAKAQDIRPIVKLKSTAGSGYTYVTRKNRRNNPDRMVLKKYDPVVRKHVDFREER; encoded by the coding sequence ATGGCTAAGGCACAGGACATCCGTCCGATCGTCAAGCTCAAGTCGACAGCTGGCTCCGGGTACACCTACGTGACCCGCAAGAACCGCCGCAACAACCCGGATCGCATGGTTCTCAAGAAGTACGATCCAGTTGTTCGTAAGCACGTCGATTTCCGAGAGGAGCGCTGA
- the rpmB gene encoding 50S ribosomal protein L28: protein MAATCQVTGAVPGFGHNVSHSKRTTKRRFNPNIQKKRYFVPSLRRSVTLTLSAKGIKVIDARGIDAVVGELIAKGVKL, encoded by the coding sequence ATGGCAGCAACCTGCCAAGTAACCGGGGCCGTCCCTGGTTTCGGACACAACGTGTCCCACTCGAAACGAACCACTAAGCGTCGTTTCAACCCGAATATTCAGAAAAAGCGCTATTTCGTTCCGTCCCTGCGCCGCAGCGTCACCCTCACCTTGTCCGCCAAGGGCATCAAGGTCATCGACGCACGCGGAATTGACGCAGTCGTCGGCGAACTCATTGCCAAGGGAGTGAAGCTCTGA
- a CDS encoding protein kinase: MSDVPPRPRIRPATSDDWQKDQSDRAGLTSSPGQESTQSAADFDNSTYYEYLEKHTGDVPVSKNRSRNAFAPAGASAFQGQPQSSSGAPAARQGQPDGHSAHSPQVEQGSDGHASGQIPLQPAPAPKKGNGAKIIVVIVAIIMVLALLAFFGIRWLAPSTGTVPVDFGADESASPSASPSESMVQPTSSSQEALSTYTKQGTAKADDLEGQWVTQVSAKDVGIEADGKTWSAQDIVDEFETNRVKYPGAILIHSGDWDSYKDDNYWVTVIDTPYSDPEPALDQCRSWGLDRDHCLAKRLVKDGSPTDNSAYLDK; encoded by the coding sequence ATGAGCGACGTTCCACCGAGGCCGCGAATCCGTCCAGCGACCAGTGACGACTGGCAGAAAGACCAATCTGATCGTGCCGGTCTGACCTCGTCGCCGGGGCAGGAGTCCACCCAGAGTGCTGCTGATTTCGACAACTCGACCTATTACGAGTATCTCGAGAAGCACACCGGCGACGTACCCGTATCCAAAAACCGCTCTCGCAACGCCTTCGCCCCCGCAGGCGCTTCCGCGTTCCAGGGACAGCCTCAGAGCTCATCCGGCGCACCTGCGGCCAGGCAGGGGCAACCTGATGGTCACTCCGCTCACTCACCCCAGGTGGAGCAGGGCTCTGATGGCCATGCATCCGGACAGATCCCACTCCAGCCCGCTCCCGCCCCGAAGAAGGGCAATGGGGCCAAGATCATCGTCGTCATCGTTGCCATCATCATGGTTCTCGCACTGCTGGCATTCTTCGGTATCCGCTGGTTGGCCCCGTCGACGGGCACCGTACCCGTGGACTTCGGCGCAGACGAGTCCGCATCGCCTTCCGCCTCACCTTCCGAGTCCATGGTCCAGCCGACATCGAGCTCGCAAGAGGCTCTGTCGACCTACACGAAGCAAGGTACCGCAAAGGCGGATGACCTCGAAGGGCAATGGGTGACTCAGGTCAGCGCGAAGGACGTCGGCATCGAAGCCGACGGCAAGACGTGGTCGGCCCAGGACATCGTCGACGAGTTCGAGACCAACCGCGTCAAATACCCTGGCGCGATCCTCATCCACAGCGGTGACTGGGATTCCTACAAGGATGACAACTACTGGGTCACCGTCATCGACACCCCCTACAGCGATCCCGAGCCTGCTCTCGATCAGTGCCGCTCTTGGGGGCTGGACCGCGACCATTGCCTGGCGAAGCGCCTGGTCAAGGACGGAAGCCCCACCGACAACAGCGCCTACCTCGACAAGTAG
- a CDS encoding dihydrolipoamide acetyltransferase family protein: protein MSFEFPLPDVGEGLTEADIVSWKVAVGDTVTVNQILVEIETAKSLVELPSPQAGEVGALLVEEGQTIEVGTPIIRFGGADSGSDNASASAPAAGETQTPAEGGGDAEGGATLVGYGAKAASSKRRPRKGAGVAAPAKPSQASAAPEAPSAPAAAATPVAAAATAPVENAAATAPATASSGKPLAKPPVRKLAKDLGLDLAAIVPTGSRGEVTRDDVKAAASGTGAAATAAAASGAGSAAASAGAGPSGELEERIPFKGVAKMMAKAMVESAFTMPHVTEFLDVDVTETMAFVRRLKSTKFLGEDIKVSPLLLVAKAVAWAVARNPRINSCLEGEEIVVKKYVNLGIAAATPRGLIVPNIKGAHAMGLTDLAQGIQDLTALARSGKTPPADQSGGTITITNVGVFGVDAGTPIINPGEAAILAFGQIRKKPWVVGDEIVPRDITTLSVSADHRVVDGEIISKFLADVGRGLEDPTLLLV, encoded by the coding sequence ATGTCTTTTGAATTTCCTCTTCCTGATGTCGGTGAGGGCCTGACCGAGGCCGACATCGTGTCATGGAAGGTCGCCGTCGGCGACACCGTCACCGTCAATCAGATCCTCGTCGAGATCGAAACGGCCAAGTCACTGGTCGAACTCCCCAGTCCTCAGGCTGGCGAAGTCGGCGCCCTGCTCGTCGAGGAGGGCCAGACCATCGAGGTCGGGACACCGATCATTCGCTTCGGCGGCGCAGATAGCGGCTCCGACAACGCCAGCGCCTCGGCACCTGCAGCAGGAGAAACCCAAACGCCCGCCGAAGGCGGCGGCGACGCCGAGGGCGGGGCGACCTTGGTCGGCTACGGTGCCAAGGCAGCCTCGTCGAAACGTCGGCCTCGCAAGGGTGCAGGCGTCGCGGCGCCGGCGAAGCCGAGCCAGGCTTCAGCCGCACCGGAAGCTCCGTCTGCGCCAGCGGCTGCGGCAACTCCTGTCGCAGCTGCGGCGACAGCCCCGGTCGAAAACGCTGCAGCCACAGCACCAGCGACAGCCTCGTCGGGCAAGCCTCTGGCCAAGCCTCCCGTGCGCAAGCTCGCGAAGGACCTCGGCCTCGACCTGGCTGCGATCGTGCCGACCGGTTCACGTGGCGAGGTCACCCGTGACGACGTCAAGGCCGCAGCCAGCGGCACAGGAGCGGCAGCCACCGCAGCCGCAGCCTCGGGAGCTGGATCAGCAGCCGCCTCGGCAGGGGCCGGTCCCTCGGGCGAACTCGAAGAACGGATCCCGTTCAAGGGCGTAGCGAAGATGATGGCCAAGGCCATGGTCGAATCCGCGTTCACGATGCCCCACGTCACCGAATTCCTCGATGTCGATGTCACCGAGACGATGGCCTTCGTACGCAGGCTGAAGTCCACGAAGTTCCTGGGCGAGGACATCAAGGTCTCACCCCTGCTGCTCGTTGCCAAGGCCGTGGCCTGGGCCGTTGCCCGCAACCCGCGGATCAACTCGTGCCTCGAGGGCGAAGAGATCGTCGTCAAGAAGTACGTCAACCTCGGTATCGCCGCAGCCACTCCACGTGGTCTGATCGTGCCGAACATCAAGGGCGCACACGCAATGGGCCTGACTGACCTGGCTCAGGGCATTCAGGATCTGACTGCGCTGGCGCGTTCAGGCAAGACACCTCCGGCCGATCAGTCCGGCGGCACGATCACGATCACCAACGTCGGCGTCTTCGGCGTCGACGCGGGCACCCCGATCATCAACCCGGGGGAAGCCGCGATCCTGGCCTTCGGACAGATCCGGAAGAAGCCCTGGGTCGTTGGAGATGAGATCGTCCCCCGCGACATCACCACCCTGTCGGTGAGTGCTGACCATCGCGTCGTCGACGGTGAGATCATCTCGAAGTTCCTCGCCGATGTCGGTCGCGGGCTCGAAGACCCGACATTGCTGCTGGTCTGA
- a CDS encoding alpha-ketoacid dehydrogenase subunit beta: protein MEKLPLSKAITAGMRKAMEDDPKVVLIGEDIGKLGGVFRVTEGLQKDFGPQRVIDAPLAESGIVGTSIGMAIRGYRPVIEIQFDAFIFPAYDQIVTQVAKLYNRTLGKERVPLVIRVPYGGGIGSPEHHSESPETVFAHHAGLRLVSPSNAHDAYWMMQEAIKSDDPVMFFEPKRRYWLRGDVDTANRGELGMHDASVVSEGNDVTLVAYGPLVPTAKDVVAAAADEGKSVELIDLRSLSPIDFATIEKSVKKTGRLVVAHEAPTFLGLGSEIAARMSERCFFNLEAPVIRVGGYHTPYPGSRMEEHYLPDLDRIFDGVDRALAY from the coding sequence ATGGAGAAACTTCCCCTGTCAAAGGCCATCACGGCCGGAATGCGCAAAGCCATGGAGGACGACCCGAAGGTCGTCCTCATCGGTGAGGACATCGGAAAGCTCGGCGGCGTCTTCCGCGTCACCGAGGGCCTGCAGAAGGACTTCGGTCCGCAGCGGGTCATCGATGCGCCGCTGGCCGAATCCGGCATCGTGGGCACCTCGATCGGCATGGCCATCCGCGGCTACCGCCCGGTCATCGAGATCCAGTTCGATGCCTTCATCTTCCCTGCCTACGACCAGATCGTGACGCAGGTGGCCAAGCTCTACAACCGCACCCTGGGCAAGGAACGAGTTCCGCTCGTCATCCGCGTGCCCTACGGCGGCGGAATCGGATCACCCGAACACCACTCGGAGAGCCCGGAAACCGTCTTCGCCCACCACGCAGGACTGCGTCTGGTCTCACCCTCGAATGCTCATGACGCCTACTGGATGATGCAGGAAGCGATCAAGAGCGACGATCCGGTGATGTTCTTCGAACCCAAGCGCCGCTACTGGCTGCGCGGGGACGTCGACACCGCGAATCGCGGCGAGCTGGGAATGCACGACGCCAGCGTCGTCTCCGAAGGCAACGACGTCACCCTGGTGGCCTATGGCCCTCTGGTGCCGACGGCCAAGGACGTTGTCGCAGCTGCTGCGGATGAAGGCAAGAGCGTCGAGCTCATCGACCTGCGCAGCCTCAGCCCGATCGACTTCGCGACGATCGAGAAATCGGTGAAGAAGACCGGTCGTCTCGTCGTCGCCCACGAGGCACCGACGTTCCTGGGTCTCGGCTCCGAGATCGCGGCACGAATGTCAGAACGCTGCTTCTTCAACCTCGAGGCCCCGGTTATCCGAGTCGGCGGCTATCACACGCCATACCCCGGCTCGCGGATGGAAGAGCACTACCTGCCCGACCTGGATCGCATCTTCGACGGTGTCGACCGGGCACTGGCCTACTGA
- the pdhA gene encoding pyruvate dehydrogenase (acetyl-transferring) E1 component subunit alpha codes for MTSNISVGTGTAHSQASEPRMIQMLTEDGNRVESGEYDAFAAELTDEDLRGFYRDMVLVRRIDAEGAALQRQGQLGLWAPMFGQEAAQIGMGRAARPQDFVFPTYREHGLAYTRGVEPETLLGMFRGQDHGGWDPQEHRFHTYTIVIGSQTLHATGYAMGVSMDGDVGTGDLERDTAAIACFGDGATSQGDVSEALTFAGAFHAPVLFFCQNNQWAISEPTHVQTAAPLCKRGEGFGVPGLRVDGNDIIAMYAVARASLDSVRAGNGPMLIEAFTYRRGAHTTADDPTKYRDAAEEEIWEDRDPLKRLKAYLDNHTETGEEFFAEVDAEADTLAARIRHNCMTMEDPDPVEMFAHVTSGPHPLVDEERAEFLAYQASFADAGEA; via the coding sequence ATGACTTCCAACATTTCAGTGGGAACCGGGACTGCCCACAGTCAGGCTTCGGAACCTCGGATGATCCAGATGCTCACCGAAGACGGCAATCGCGTCGAATCCGGTGAATATGACGCCTTCGCAGCAGAACTCACCGATGAGGATCTGCGCGGCTTCTACCGGGACATGGTCCTGGTGCGTCGCATCGATGCTGAGGGTGCGGCCCTGCAGCGCCAAGGACAGCTCGGCCTCTGGGCGCCGATGTTCGGTCAGGAAGCAGCTCAGATCGGAATGGGACGGGCAGCTCGCCCCCAGGACTTCGTCTTCCCCACCTACCGCGAACACGGCCTCGCCTACACCCGCGGAGTCGAACCGGAAACTCTCCTCGGCATGTTCCGCGGTCAGGACCACGGCGGTTGGGACCCTCAGGAACACCGCTTCCACACATACACCATCGTCATCGGATCCCAGACCCTGCACGCCACCGGCTACGCCATGGGTGTGTCCATGGACGGCGACGTCGGCACCGGTGACCTCGAACGCGACACTGCGGCCATCGCCTGCTTCGGCGACGGAGCCACCTCGCAGGGCGATGTCTCGGAGGCACTGACCTTCGCCGGAGCCTTCCACGCACCTGTGCTGTTCTTCTGCCAGAACAACCAGTGGGCCATCTCTGAACCCACCCACGTCCAGACCGCTGCACCACTGTGCAAGCGCGGCGAAGGATTCGGTGTTCCCGGCCTGCGTGTCGACGGCAACGACATCATCGCGATGTACGCCGTGGCCAGGGCCAGCCTGGATTCGGTTCGCGCCGGCAACGGCCCGATGCTCATCGAGGCCTTCACCTACCGTCGCGGTGCTCACACCACGGCAGATGATCCGACGAAGTATCGCGATGCAGCCGAAGAGGAGATCTGGGAGGACCGCGACCCGCTCAAGCGCCTCAAAGCCTACCTCGACAACCACACCGAAACCGGCGAGGAATTCTTCGCCGAGGTCGACGCCGAGGCCGATACCCTCGCCGCCCGCATCCGCCACAACTGCATGACCATGGAAGATCCCGACCCTGTCGAGATGTTCGCCCATGTCACCTCCGGACCTCACCCCCTCGTCGACGAGGAACGTGCGGAATTCCTCGCATACCAGGCCTCGTTCGCCGATGCAGGTGAGGCCTGA
- the purB gene encoding adenylosuccinate lyase — MPTVSLADITPAIALGPLDGRYRKDTADLVDHLSEAALNRNRITVEVEWFIHLAQNSVIDGVRRLTDDEVSGLRAFAENFDADTIATLAAHEAVTVHDVKAVEYTIKEALVELGADDLSELVHFCCTSEDINNLSWALGVKGATADVWLPRAKALIDSLADTASALAEVPMLSHTHGQPATPTTMGKELAVFVHRLRRQFERVEASEFLGKINGATGTYSAHLAAVPGADWPKLAKTFVEGSLGLTFNPLTTQIESHDWDAELFADIARFNRIAHNLATDMWTYISMNYFKQIPVAGATGSSTMPHKVNPIRFENAEANLELSCALLDSLASTLVTSRMQRDLTDSTSQRNIGVAYGHSVLALNNLVKGLERLAINEEALNADLNSNWEVLGEAIQSVMRAAGLQGVPGMDNPYETLKELTRGKRIDQADLQTFVAGLGLPEAETQLLTALTPATYIGVAAQLAESEVADWKARSQS, encoded by the coding sequence ATGCCGACCGTTTCGCTTGCTGACATCACGCCCGCCATCGCCCTCGGACCACTTGATGGCCGTTATCGCAAAGACACCGCTGACCTCGTTGACCACCTGTCCGAGGCAGCCCTGAACCGCAACCGGATCACGGTGGAGGTCGAGTGGTTCATCCACCTGGCTCAGAACTCTGTGATCGACGGGGTGCGTCGTCTCACCGACGATGAGGTCAGTGGCCTGCGCGCCTTCGCCGAGAATTTCGATGCCGACACGATCGCCACCCTCGCCGCCCACGAGGCTGTGACGGTTCACGACGTCAAAGCCGTCGAGTACACAATCAAAGAAGCGCTAGTCGAACTCGGCGCCGACGATCTCAGCGAACTCGTCCACTTCTGCTGCACCTCCGAGGACATCAACAATCTGTCCTGGGCCCTGGGCGTCAAGGGCGCCACCGCTGATGTGTGGCTGCCCCGCGCCAAGGCGCTCATCGACTCATTGGCCGACACCGCCTCGGCGCTGGCAGAGGTCCCGATGCTCTCCCACACCCACGGTCAGCCGGCGACGCCGACGACGATGGGCAAGGAGCTCGCGGTGTTCGTCCACCGGCTGCGCCGCCAGTTCGAACGTGTCGAGGCAAGCGAATTCCTCGGCAAGATCAATGGTGCGACCGGGACCTATTCGGCTCATCTGGCCGCCGTTCCCGGCGCCGACTGGCCCAAGCTGGCCAAAACCTTCGTCGAAGGCAGCCTGGGGCTGACCTTCAACCCGCTGACCACGCAGATCGAATCCCACGACTGGGATGCTGAGCTCTTCGCAGACATCGCCCGGTTCAATCGCATCGCCCACAATCTGGCGACGGATATGTGGACCTACATCTCAATGAACTACTTCAAGCAGATCCCCGTTGCCGGTGCGACCGGGTCCTCGACGATGCCGCACAAGGTCAATCCGATCCGCTTCGAGAACGCCGAGGCCAATCTCGAGCTCTCGTGCGCCCTGCTCGACTCGCTGGCCTCCACTCTGGTCACATCTCGGATGCAGCGTGACCTCACCGACTCGACCTCACAGCGCAACATCGGCGTCGCCTACGGCCACTCCGTGCTGGCGCTGAACAACCTGGTCAAGGGCCTCGAACGGCTCGCCATCAATGAAGAGGCCCTGAATGCCGACCTCAACTCCAACTGGGAGGTTCTCGGCGAAGCGATCCAGTCGGTCATGCGCGCTGCCGGGCTGCAGGGTGTGCCCGGAATGGACAACCCCTACGAAACACTCAAGGAACTCACTCGCGGAAAGCGCATCGATCAGGCCGATCTGCAGACCTTCGTCGCCGGCCTCGGACTGCCCGAGGCCGAGACTCAGCTGCTGACCGCACTGACCCCGGCCACCTACATCGGCGTTGCCGCACAGCTGGCCGAATCAGAGGTCGCCGATTGGAAGGCTCGCTCCCAGAGCTGA
- a CDS encoding alpha/beta hydrolase family protein, whose protein sequence is MTSTMMSSVRIPVTGGPHSETTGNRHQTAGESERHSHVVGTVLMPPETPVGFLTVHPATATPARFYTKFAEYAVDRGLAVLTYDVRGVAASGPASEHARLRMRDWMQEDANAVAAWANREYPELPKLAIGHSLGGHALLLGNANAGLHGIVTVGTALAALQDINPRSERLRVGLILRALGPLISPLVGYAPGKRLGLGEDIPTAAMLEWGRWVQMSEYFFDDPSLGATARMARLRTPVLAVGASDDNWASAAQVDALVDHVRLAEVQRRTFTPEELEVDRIGHHGLFRRSVAERAWPEIVTWLLHRLPRH, encoded by the coding sequence ATGACGAGCACAATGATGAGTTCCGTGCGTATTCCGGTCACCGGTGGCCCACACAGCGAAACCACCGGCAACAGACACCAGACGGCAGGCGAATCCGAGCGGCACAGTCACGTGGTCGGCACTGTGCTGATGCCGCCAGAAACCCCGGTCGGATTTCTCACGGTCCATCCTGCCACGGCGACTCCGGCTCGCTTCTACACGAAGTTCGCCGAATACGCCGTCGACCGAGGGCTGGCAGTGCTCACCTACGATGTGCGCGGCGTCGCCGCCTCGGGGCCGGCGAGTGAGCACGCCAGGCTGCGGATGCGTGACTGGATGCAAGAGGACGCGAATGCCGTCGCGGCCTGGGCCAACCGTGAATACCCGGAGCTGCCGAAGCTGGCAATCGGACACAGCCTCGGCGGCCATGCTCTGCTGTTGGGCAACGCTAACGCGGGACTGCACGGCATCGTCACCGTGGGCACAGCATTGGCGGCACTGCAAGATATCAATCCCCGCAGCGAACGACTGCGCGTCGGGCTCATTCTCAGGGCGCTCGGCCCTCTCATCAGTCCACTCGTCGGCTACGCTCCCGGCAAACGCCTCGGCCTCGGTGAGGACATCCCGACCGCGGCCATGCTCGAATGGGGTCGCTGGGTGCAGATGTCCGAGTATTTCTTCGACGATCCGAGCCTGGGTGCCACCGCACGGATGGCACGCTTGCGCACGCCCGTGCTCGCCGTCGGTGCCAGCGACGACAACTGGGCCTCAGCAGCCCAGGTCGACGCGCTCGTCGACCATGTCCGCCTCGCCGAGGTGCAGCGACGCACCTTCACACCTGAGGAACTCGAGGTCGACCGAATCGGGCATCATGGTCTGTTTCGGCGCTCGGTCGCCGAGAGGGCGTGGCCGGAGATCGTCACCTGGCTGCTGCACCGACTCCCCCGGCACTGA
- a CDS encoding MFS transporter, translating to MSDFESQAQSDPAASNSPEKEKGRRRSMMVAAFGTIVEWYDFSIFFYVATILTKEFFGDRPDSLLLTLGVGAAGFLFRPLGAMVFGHLGDRVGRKSALVVSAVLMAVAMLGIAIMPGYDTIGIWAGVGMVFFRCLSGFSVGAEYTGIMVFLMESAGSKRRGLAASWAAANSEVGALLAVGSGALLASTLSAEAMSSWGWRVLFILGALLAALMIPLRRMMEETDTFKRLQAAEKTKQAQTAKSDKPVASRGRSPLLIAFLQQPRAILVAFLISSIGSVSYFLNITYVPTYIEEVSQVKNSGSLALGTIAAVVAIVITPLFGIASDRFGRKKTLAVLMAVFILTTIPAYALLADGNSGVAIFGVAFLAVPAAGWSAVAAAMVPEQFTGTSRFSGMAIGYNVATVLFGGLSPLIATALMSSTGLTLAPAIYATVIVVVAGIPTLFLARNMAGRPLAEVDRDKDLVPA from the coding sequence ATGTCAGATTTCGAATCGCAGGCCCAGTCGGACCCAGCAGCCTCCAACAGCCCGGAGAAGGAGAAGGGGCGCCGTCGATCGATGATGGTCGCGGCCTTCGGCACCATCGTCGAATGGTATGACTTCTCGATCTTCTTCTATGTCGCGACCATTCTGACCAAGGAATTCTTCGGCGATCGCCCCGATTCGCTCCTGCTCACCCTGGGTGTCGGAGCCGCCGGGTTCCTGTTCCGGCCACTGGGCGCCATGGTTTTCGGCCACCTCGGCGACAGGGTCGGACGCAAGTCCGCATTGGTCGTCTCCGCTGTGCTCATGGCCGTCGCGATGCTCGGAATCGCGATTATGCCCGGATATGACACGATCGGCATCTGGGCCGGCGTCGGCATGGTCTTCTTCCGCTGCCTGTCCGGATTCTCCGTCGGGGCCGAGTACACCGGGATCATGGTCTTCCTGATGGAATCGGCTGGCAGCAAGCGCCGGGGACTCGCAGCCAGCTGGGCGGCTGCCAACAGTGAGGTCGGGGCCCTGCTCGCGGTGGGCTCCGGAGCACTGCTAGCAAGCACACTCTCGGCCGAGGCGATGAGCTCGTGGGGCTGGCGAGTCCTGTTCATCCTCGGTGCACTGCTTGCCGCACTGATGATCCCGCTCCGTCGCATGATGGAGGAGACCGACACCTTCAAGCGACTGCAGGCCGCGGAGAAGACGAAGCAGGCGCAGACCGCCAAGAGCGACAAGCCTGTGGCCTCACGCGGTCGCTCCCCGCTGCTCATCGCCTTCCTCCAGCAGCCCCGCGCGATCCTCGTCGCGTTCCTGATCTCCTCGATCGGATCGGTCAGCTACTTCCTCAACATCACCTATGTACCGACCTATATCGAAGAGGTCTCTCAGGTGAAGAACTCCGGGTCACTGGCACTGGGCACCATCGCCGCCGTCGTGGCGATCGTCATCACGCCGCTGTTCGGCATCGCCTCGGACCGCTTCGGGCGCAAGAAGACTCTGGCGGTGCTCATGGCCGTCTTCATCCTCACCACCATTCCCGCCTACGCGCTGTTGGCCGATGGGAACTCCGGCGTCGCGATCTTCGGTGTGGCGTTCCTTGCTGTGCCAGCCGCCGGATGGAGTGCTGTGGCGGCGGCCATGGTCCCCGAGCAGTTCACCGGCACCAGCCGCTTCTCTGGAATGGCGATCGGCTACAACGTGGCCACGGTCCTCTTCGGCGGACTCTCCCCACTGATTGCGACAGCGCTGATGAGCTCGACTGGTCTCACCTTGGCCCCAGCGATCTATGCGACCGTCATCGTCGTCGTAGCCGGCATTCCGACCCTGTTCCTGGCCCGCAATATGGCGGGCAGGCCCTTGGCGGAAGTGGACCGCGACAAGGATCTCGTCCCGGCCTGA